From a region of the Prosthecobacter vanneervenii genome:
- a CDS encoding PVC-type heme-binding CxxCH protein, translated as MRPFLFLPLLLLTSHLLAAGKELEGERAAATTVCPTPEEARAKMSVPEGYEVRCFAHEPMVQNPVAMTWDHRGRLWVVEAYEYPLGTPLPEDQRPYGGVAKDDQYHPMPKLGEKIPRDRVIILEDTDNDGTADKRTVFVEGLNLASAIICGDNGIYVGQQPHLIHFRDDDGDDKPDAWRVVLTGFGREDTHELVNSFTWGPDGWLYMTHGVFTNSKVRRPGQPESEGFKFDAGIGRARPSNGGIPAPKESPAPSWEFEVFADGTSNPWGCDYDAAGNFFVSACVIDHFFHMAPGGIYTRQGGAPENPYAYELLPSIVKHKHFRAAYAGIQIYQGGRYPADTHGHAFIGNIHDNAIHEEVLTPVGATFKCEPRRDFLRANNGWFRPVSTQTGPDGFLWIMDWCDKYPCYQNAKANPEGVDRERGRIWRIVLKDDKSKTTREQTDLNLKTLPTPDLVKTLAHPNNWMRRMARRMLVENVTAPQNNEIQSALEQAIKKAAVPSLKIETMWTLGSFGYAKRIFSPSTSFGSFRFSSEIARSLAKDPSEFVRANFVRSQTRTNPDSFGVETKIDEFENLLADSSASVRSQAIVMFRDMFSTAPLTLEAALLSTPFGFDSMEDIKRLLKSLLVANKNPGDSLIQFQAWQAISSLVANDSAGEFMAWYAAIAPESQPLSLALTHKAMRRLCDTRKPENLDLAIAFCDKISAHDILLAHALGGLVKGQDSGVIKPTKDVSASLAKWRAHANADIRKHGQTLAVLWGDEAALQETITALRDTTKPEKERVALLQSIVKVKSDTVKKALLLILTESTSPALSVAAIRAAADFGSDDFISPLLSVAQTSASHRDAQARGLLYNAAIEALCSRTPWIHTLLDAIGEGKVSAAGFPAPVRRALATSQDTATRNHASKVLGAWQDSSDDVKVLIAKKKQACLTGEPDLANGKLLFTATCMVCHEFHGGGQKVGPDLIGSGRSNLDAILANVIDPNQIIGNGYENFTLSTKDGRTLAGRVVEDTPSHVKLLGAGGASQIVPRNQVATLTNTKQSLMPMGFGNLPDTAFRDLIWYVLAPPDEGPLTKEKKELLIKGVEDIAPAKSKGNSSRTIDWESVNLWNPAWTVSAPDFERTPMKLSEYYGRKNVLLIHPFPDKKTPASFERTLKIEPGKTKLTATVAADDRGDWTAKAVINGEVVKELTVDHEKPRWKTIELDLSKFTGQEITLRLEAHANGWNMEFAYWGGITLE; from the coding sequence ATGCGCCCGTTCCTTTTCCTTCCGCTGCTCCTCCTCACCTCCCACCTCCTTGCAGCAGGCAAAGAGCTCGAAGGCGAGCGCGCCGCCGCCACCACCGTCTGCCCCACGCCCGAGGAAGCCCGCGCCAAAATGTCCGTGCCCGAGGGCTACGAGGTCCGCTGCTTTGCTCACGAGCCCATGGTGCAAAATCCCGTCGCCATGACCTGGGACCACCGAGGCCGACTCTGGGTTGTCGAGGCCTACGAATACCCCCTCGGCACGCCCCTCCCAGAAGACCAGCGCCCCTACGGCGGCGTGGCCAAGGACGATCAATACCACCCCATGCCGAAACTCGGCGAAAAAATCCCCCGCGACCGCGTCATCATCCTCGAAGACACCGACAACGACGGCACCGCCGACAAACGCACCGTCTTCGTCGAAGGCCTCAATCTCGCCAGCGCCATCATCTGCGGAGACAACGGCATCTACGTCGGCCAGCAGCCCCACCTCATCCACTTCCGCGATGACGATGGCGACGACAAACCCGACGCCTGGCGCGTCGTCCTCACCGGCTTTGGCCGTGAAGACACCCACGAACTCGTCAACAGCTTCACCTGGGGCCCCGACGGCTGGCTCTACATGACCCACGGCGTCTTCACCAACAGCAAAGTTCGCCGCCCCGGCCAGCCCGAAAGCGAAGGCTTCAAATTCGACGCCGGCATCGGCCGCGCCCGCCCAAGTAACGGGGGCATTCCTGCCCCCAAAGAATCCCCCGCCCCCTCCTGGGAATTCGAAGTCTTCGCCGACGGCACCAGCAATCCCTGGGGCTGCGACTACGACGCCGCCGGCAACTTCTTCGTCAGCGCCTGCGTCATCGACCACTTCTTCCACATGGCCCCCGGTGGCATCTACACCCGCCAGGGCGGCGCCCCCGAGAACCCCTACGCCTACGAACTCCTCCCCAGCATCGTAAAACATAAGCACTTCCGCGCCGCCTACGCCGGCATCCAGATCTACCAGGGCGGCCGCTACCCCGCCGACACCCACGGCCACGCCTTCATCGGCAACATCCACGACAACGCCATCCACGAAGAAGTCCTCACCCCCGTCGGCGCCACCTTCAAATGCGAACCCCGCCGCGACTTCCTCCGCGCCAACAACGGCTGGTTCCGCCCCGTCAGCACTCAGACCGGCCCCGACGGCTTCCTCTGGATCATGGACTGGTGCGACAAATACCCCTGCTACCAAAACGCCAAAGCCAATCCCGAAGGCGTGGACCGCGAACGTGGCCGCATCTGGCGCATCGTCCTCAAGGACGACAAATCCAAAACCACGCGCGAACAAACCGACCTCAACCTCAAAACCCTACCCACCCCCGATCTCGTCAAAACCCTGGCGCATCCCAACAATTGGATGCGCCGCATGGCGAGAAGGATGCTGGTGGAAAATGTGACGGCACCTCAAAATAACGAAATCCAGTCGGCATTGGAGCAAGCAATCAAGAAGGCAGCAGTGCCCTCTCTGAAAATCGAAACTATGTGGACACTGGGTTCATTTGGATATGCCAAACGCATTTTCAGCCCTTCCACCTCATTTGGTTCATTTCGCTTCTCCTCTGAAATCGCCCGCTCCCTAGCCAAGGATCCAAGCGAATTTGTAAGAGCTAATTTTGTTCGAAGTCAAACCCGTACGAACCCTGATTCGTTTGGAGTTGAAACTAAAATTGATGAGTTCGAAAACTTGCTGGCAGATTCCTCTGCCTCTGTCAGATCCCAGGCGATTGTGATGTTCCGTGACATGTTTAGTACAGCCCCTCTGACACTTGAAGCTGCTTTACTCTCAACTCCCTTTGGTTTCGACTCCATGGAGGACATCAAAAGGCTTCTAAAGTCTCTGCTAGTTGCCAACAAAAACCCTGGTGATTCTTTGATCCAGTTTCAGGCATGGCAGGCGATATCATCACTCGTAGCTAATGACAGTGCTGGCGAATTCATGGCTTGGTATGCGGCTATCGCACCTGAGTCACAGCCCCTCTCTCTTGCCCTCACCCACAAAGCCATGCGCCGCCTCTGCGACACCCGCAAGCCCGAGAACCTCGACCTCGCCATCGCTTTCTGCGACAAAATCTCCGCCCACGACATCCTCCTCGCCCACGCCCTCGGCGGCCTCGTCAAGGGCCAGGATAGCGGTGTCATCAAGCCCACCAAAGACGTCTCCGCCAGCCTCGCCAAATGGCGTGCCCACGCCAACGCAGACATCCGCAAGCACGGCCAGACCCTCGCCGTCCTCTGGGGCGATGAAGCCGCCCTGCAGGAAACCATCACTGCCCTGCGCGACACCACCAAGCCCGAAAAAGAGCGCGTCGCCCTGCTCCAGTCCATTGTCAAAGTGAAGTCGGACACCGTCAAAAAGGCGCTGCTTCTCATCCTCACCGAGAGCACCTCTCCCGCTCTCTCCGTCGCCGCCATCCGCGCCGCCGCAGACTTCGGCAGCGATGACTTCATCTCTCCGCTGCTCTCCGTAGCGCAAACCTCCGCCTCACACCGCGATGCGCAAGCCAGAGGCCTCCTCTACAACGCCGCCATTGAGGCACTCTGCAGCCGCACCCCATGGATTCACACCCTGCTCGATGCCATCGGCGAAGGCAAAGTCAGCGCCGCAGGCTTCCCCGCTCCCGTCCGCCGCGCCCTCGCCACCAGCCAGGACACCGCCACCCGCAATCACGCCTCCAAGGTCCTCGGTGCCTGGCAGGACTCTTCCGACGATGTGAAAGTCCTCATCGCGAAAAAGAAACAAGCCTGTCTCACCGGCGAGCCCGACCTCGCCAATGGCAAGCTCCTCTTCACCGCCACCTGCATGGTCTGCCACGAGTTCCACGGCGGCGGCCAGAAAGTCGGCCCAGACCTCATTGGCAGCGGCCGCAGCAATCTCGACGCCATCCTCGCCAACGTCATCGACCCCAATCAGATCATCGGCAATGGCTACGAAAACTTCACGCTCAGCACCAAGGACGGCCGCACCCTCGCCGGTCGCGTTGTCGAAGACACTCCCAGCCACGTCAAACTCCTCGGCGCAGGCGGTGCCTCCCAGATCGTCCCACGCAATCAGGTCGCCACTCTGACCAACACCAAACAAAGCCTCATGCCCATGGGCTTCGGCAATCTCCCCGACACCGCCTTCCGCGACCTCATCTGGTACGTCCTCGCCCCGCCGGATGAAGGCCCTCTGACCAAGGAGAAAAAGGAACTGCTGATCAAAGGCGTCGAAGACATCGCCCCCGCAAAATCGAAGGGCAACAGCTCCCGCACCATCGACTGGGAAAGCGTCAACCTCTGGAACCCCGCATGGACCGTCAGCGCCCCCGACTTCGAGCGCACCCCCATGAAGCTCAGCGAATACTACGGCCGCAAAAACGTCCTCCTCATCCACCCCTTCCCCGACAAAAAAACACCCGCCAGTTTCGAGCGCACCCTCAAGATCGAGCCCGGCAAAACCAAACTCACCGCCACAGTCGCCGCCGATGATCGCGGCGACTGGACCGCCAAGGCCGTCATCAATGGCGAAGTCGTCAAAGAACTCACCGTAGACCACGAAAAGCCCCGCTGGAAAACCATCGAACTCGACCTCTCAAAATTCACCGGCCAGGAAATCACCCTCCGCCTCGAAGCCCATGCCAACGGCTGGAACATGGAGTTCGCCTACTGGGGCGGCATCACGCTGGAGTAA